Proteins from a single region of Acinonyx jubatus isolate Ajub_Pintada_27869175 chromosome D3, VMU_Ajub_asm_v1.0, whole genome shotgun sequence:
- the RFLNA gene encoding refilin-A yields the protein MVGHLHLQGMEESLKERSREGLLDSPDSGLPPSPSPSPPFYSLAPGVPDARAGGAGAPSEPPGPGEAGAPPALPPSSPALEMRPRMLPVSFGESIEVHPEPTHEIRCNSEVKYASERHFRDNVFYAPVPTVTAYSETIVAAPNCTWRNYRSQLTLEPRPRALHFRSTTIIFPKRARNTFRTTLHCSLGRPSRRFTSSVQLQLLLGPAAL from the exons ATGGTCGGCCACCTGCATCTGCAGGGCATGGAGGAGAGCCTCAAGGAGAGGAGCCGGGAGGGCTTGCTGGACAGCCCCGACTCCGggctgccccccagccccagccccagcccgccCTTCTACTCCCTGGCGCCCGGCGTCCCGGACGCCCGCGCGGGGGGCGCCGGCGCGCCCTCGGAGCCCCCGGGACCCGGCGAGGCCGGAGCG CCCCCGGCCCTGCCCCCGAGTTCCCCAGCGCTCGAGATGAGGCCCCGGATGCTGCCTGTGTCCTTCGGGGAGAGCATTGAGGTGCACCCGGAGCCCACGCACGAGATCCG CTGCAACTCCGAGGTCAAGTACGCCTCCGAGAGGCACTTCCGGGACAATGTCTTCTACGCGCCCGTGCCCACGGTCACGGCCTACAGCGAGACCATCGTGGCGGCGCCCAACTGCACGTGGCGCAACTACCGCAGCCAGCTGACCCTGGAGCCGCGGCCCCGCGCCCTGCACTTCCGCAGCACCACCATCATCTTCCCCAAGCGCGCCAGGAACACTTTCCGGACCACCCTGCACTGCAGCCTGGGCCGGCCCAGCCGCCGGTTCACGTCCAGCGTGCAGCTCCAGCTCCTCCTGGGGCCCGCGGCGCTCTGA